In the genome of Streptomyces sp. Tu 3180, the window TGCCGCCCGGAACGTTCACCCGGGTTCCGCGGAGTCCGCCGAGGCGTATGTCACATCGTCGTGTGACCGGGGGCGGGCCGGGCAGGTGACCTTGCGGTCCACGACCCCCGGAGACTGAATTCCTGCAGTTCAGGGGGGTGAAGGCCGAAGGTCCGCAACCGGCGGTCGCTCCCGGTCCGTCCCACTTCGCGGGCGGAGCCGGCAAAGAATTGGACAGGCGGGCCGTGGTCGGCCGCATGATGGAAGAGCCTCCGCCAGGCAATCGGACACGTATCAGGACGCAGTAGGGAGTCGCCGTGAGGGTCGGAATCGTCGGAGCCACCGGTCAGGTGGGCACGGTCATGCGCAGGATCCTCAAGGAGCGGAACTTCCCGGTCACCGAGCTGCGCCTGTTCGCCTCGGCCCGCTCGGCGGGCACGGAGCTGGACGGCGTGACGGTGGAGGACGCGTCCACCGCCGACTACACCGGCCTGGACATCGTGCTGTTCTCCGCGGGCGGCGCCACCTCCCGGGCGCTGGCCGAGAAGGTCGCCGCGCAGGGCGCGGTCGTGATCGACAACTCCTCCGCCTGGCGCAAGGACCCCGAGGTCCCCCTCGTCGTCTCCGAGGTGAACCCGCACGCGATCGCGAACCGCCCCAAGGGCATCATCGCCAACCCGAACTGCACGACGATGGCCGCGATGCCGGTCCTGCGCCCGCTGCACGCGGAGGCGGGCCTGGAGGCCCTGGTCGTCGCCACGTACCAGGCGGTGTCGGGCTCCGGCCTCGCGGGCGTCGCGGAGCTGCACGGCCAGACCCAGAAGGTCGTCGCCGACGCCGACAAGCTCACCCACGACGGTGAGGCCGTGGACTTCCCCGAGCCCGGCGTCTACAAGCGCCCCATCGCCTTCAACGTGCTGCCCTTCGCCGGCAACCTCGTCGACGACGGCCTGAACGAGACCGACGAGGAGCAGAAGCTCCGCAACGAGTCCCGCAAGATCCTGGAGATCCCCGACCTCAAGGTCTCCGGCACCTGCGTGCGCGTCCCGGTCTTCTCCGGCCACTCCCTCCAGGTCAACGCCCGCTTCGCCCGCCCGATCAGCGCCGAGCGCGCGACCGAGCTGCTGGCGCACGCCCCCGGCGTCGTCCTCACCGACATCCCGACCCCGCTGCAGGCCGCCGGCAAGGACCCGTCCTACGTGGGCCGCATCCGCCGCGACGAGACCGTGGACAACGGCCTCGCGCTGTTCATCTCCAACGACAACCTCCGCAAGGGCGCGGCGCTGAACGCCGTGCAGATCGCGGAGCTGGTGGCGGCGGAGCTCACCGCCGCCTAGGACACCGCGCGCAGGACCCTTCCGCGGGGCGGTCACCCGGTGCCGGGTGACCGCCCCGTCCCGCTTGGTGCCCCCTCGTTGTGGAGTGCGGCAATCCGCCCCGCCGTCCGTGCCGCCCGTGTGAAGATCGCGCCATGACGCAGATGGTGAAGGGCGGCAACCTGCCCGTTCCCGCAGCCGCCCTCCAGGTGGCGGTGACCTGGCAGCAGGGCCCCGGAGTGCCGGACGTGGACGTCTCGGCCCTGCTGCTCGACGCGACGGGCCGGGTCCGCTCGGACGCCGACCTCGTCTTCTACAACCAGCCGGCCCACCCGTCGGGGACCGTGCGCCACCTGGGCAAGGGCCAGGGGGCCGGCGGCGCGAGCGCCGACTGGCTGTGGCTGGACCTCGCGGCCGTGGAACCCGGCGTGGACCGGGTCGTGGTGGCCGCCTCCGCCGACGCCGGAACGTTCGGGCAGGTGCCGCTGCTGGACGTCCGGGTCGGTCTGCCGGACGGGCAGCCGGTCGCGTCCTTCGCGATCGGGGACGCCTCGGCGGAGACCGCCTTCGTCTTCGGCGAGTTCTACCGCAGGAACGGCGGCTGGAAGTTCCGCGCGGTGGGTCAGGGCTACGCCTCGGGGCTGGCCGGGCTCGCGACGGACTTCGGGATCACGGTCGCCGAGGACCCGCAGCCGGTGCCCGTCGCCGCGCCCGCGCCCTTCCCCGCCGCCCCGCCGCCCCCCGGTGCCGCTCCGGCCCCTCACACCTCTCCCGTTCCTCCCGCCTCCCCGGCCCCGCCCGCCGGCCGGCTGGCGTCCGAGCTGGCGCTCTCCTTCCCGCCGTTCGTGCACCAGGCCTCGGGCAAGCAGCGCGTCACCTGTCCGCCGCACCTGCCGTCCGGCGTCCGGGTGGTCGTCGAGATCGAGTGCCGGGACAGCATCTCGGTGCACATCGACTCCTGCGACGCGTACGGCCGCTCCGACCAGAACCTGCTGTCGGCGTACACGGACGAGGTCCACGCCCGTACGTTCGCCACCGTCCCGGGGGACCGCCCGCTGTCCCTGCTGGTGCGCGCCGACACGCCCTGGACGCTGCGGGTGCTGCCGCTCTCCCACGCCCGGCGCCTGGTGCACGGCCTCGACGGCAGGGGGCCGGACCTGCTGGTGTACGAGGGCCCCGCGGGCGTGCTGTCCTTCGCGCACCAGGGCGAGAGCAACTTCGCCGTCTGGCACTACTTCACCTCGCCCGACCCCGAGTGGCAGGAGGAGGACGAGGACCTCCTCGTCAACGAGATCGGCCGCCTCGACCTGCTGGCCCCCGTCCAGGCACCCGGCGTGCTGCGGATCGAGGCCGACGGCCCGTGGCGCGCCGGGGTGGGCGGCTGAGGAGGCGGGCCCCCTCGGGCCCGCACGGGGTCCGGGCCGCCCCGGGTCGGCCGACACAGGGGTATCCCCATGACTCGCCGTCGTCGTCGCCCGATCCCGATGTCCCGTGGAAGGATGACGCAACCCACACATATCGAGGAGATGACCGCGTGCCTGGCACAAACCTGACCCGCGAAGAGGCGCAGCAGCGGGCGAAGCTGCTGGCTGTTGACTCGTACGAGATCGAGCTCGATCTCTCCGGCGCGCAGGAGGGCGGCACCTACCGGTCCGTGACCACGGTGCGCTTCGACGTCGCCGAGGACGGCGCGGAGTCCTTCATCGACCTGGTGGCCCCCACCGTGCACGAGGTGACCCTCAACGGGGACGCCCTCGACCCCGCCGAGGTCTTCGCGGACTCCCGCATCGCCCTGCCCGGCCTGCTGAAGGGCCGCAACGTCCTGAGGGTGAACGCCGAGTGCGCGTACACCAATACGGGTGAAGGCCTGCACAGGTTCGTCGACCCGGTCGACGACCAGGCGTACCTGTACACCCAGTTCGAGGTGCCGGACGCCCGCCGCGTCTTCGCGAGCTTCGAGCAGCCGGACCTGAAGGCTACGTTCCAGTTCACCGTGAAGGCGCCGCAGGGCTGGACCGTCATCTCCAACTCGCCGACGCCCGAGCCCCAGGAGAACGTCTGGGTGTTCGAGCCGACGCCGCGCATCTCGACGTACATCACGGCGCTGATCGTCGGCCCGTACCACAGCGTCCACAGCGTGTACGAGAAGGACGGCCGGTCCGTCCCGCTCGGCATCTACTGCCGCCCCTCGCTGGCCGAGTACCTGGACTCGGACGCGATCTTCGAGGTCACCCGCCAGGGCTTCGACTGGTTCCAGGAGAAGTTCGACTACGCGTACCCGTTCGCGAAGTACGACCAGCTGTTCGTGCCGGAGTTCAACGCGGGCGCGATGGAGAACGCGGGCGCGGTGACCATCCGCGACCAGTACGTCTTCCGCTCCAAGGTGACGGACGCGGCGTACGAGGTGCGGGCGGAGACCATCCTGCACGAGCTGGCCCACATGTGGTTCGGCGACCTGGTCACCATGGAGTGGTGGAACGACCTGTGGCTGAACGAGTCGTTCGCCACGTACACCTCGATCGCCTGCCAGGCCGCCGCCCCCGGCTCGCGCTGGCCGCACTCGTGGACCACCTTCGCGAACTCGATGAAGACCTGGGCCTACCGCCAGGACCAGCTGCCGTCCACCCACCCGATCATGGCCGACATCCGTGACCTGGACGACGTGCTGGTCAACTTCGACGGCATCACGTACGCCAAGGGCGCGTCCGTGCTCAAGCAGCTCGTCGCCTACGTCGGCGAGGACGCGTTCTTCCGGGGCGTGCAGGCCTACTTCAAGCGCCACGCGTTCGGCAACACCCGCCTGTCCGACCTGCTGGGCGCCCTGGAGGAGACCTCCGGCCGCGACCTGAGGACGTGGTCGAAGAAGTGGCTGGAGACGGCCGGCATCAACGTCCTGCGCCCCGAGATCGAGACGGACGCCGAGGGCGTCATCACCTCCTTCGCCATCCGCCAGGAGGCCCCGGCGCTCCCCGCGGGCGCCAAGGGCGAGCCGACGCTGCGCCCGCACCGGATCGCGGTCGGCGCCTACGACCTCGACGCGGACGGCAAGCTGGTGCGCGGCGAGCGCGTCGAGCTGGACGTGGACGGCGAGCTGACCGCCGTACCGCAGCTGGTCGGCAAGCGCCGCCCGGCGGTGGTGCTCCTCAACGACGACGACCTGTCGTACGCCAAGGTCCGCCTGGACGAGCGGTCGCTCGCCGTCGTCACCGAGCACCTCGGCGACTTCGCGGAGTCCCTGCCCCGCGCCCTGTGCTGGGCCTCGGCCTGGGACATGACCCGGGACGCGGAACTCGCCACCCGCGACTACCTCTCCCTCGTCCTGTCGGGCATCGGCAAGGAGTCCGACATCGGCGTCGTGCAGTCCCTGCACCGCCAGGTGAAGCTGGCGATCGACCTGTACGCCGACCCCGCCGCCCGCGAGACCCTGCTGGCCCGCTGGACCGAGGCCACGCTGGCCCACCTGCGGTCCGCCGAGCCGGGCAGCGACCACCAGCTGGCGTGGGCGCGTGCGTTCGCGGCGACGGCCCGCACGCCGGAGCAGCTGGACCTGCTGGAGGGCCTGCTGGCCGGTACGCAGACCGTCGAGGGCCTGGCCGTGGACACGGAGCTGCGCTGGACGTTCGTGCAGCGGCTGGCGGCGGTGGGCCGGTTCGACGAGGCCGAGATCGCGGGCGAGTACGAGCGGGACAAGACCGCGGCCGGCGAGCGCCACGCCGCCACCGCCCGTGCCGCCCGCCCGACGCCGGAGGCCAAGGCGGAGGCGTGGGCGTCGGTCGTCGAGTCCGACAAGCTGCCGAACGCCGTCCAGGAGGCGGTCATCGCCGGCTTCGTCCAGACCGACCAGCGCGAGCTGCTGGCGCCGTACACGGACCGGTACTTCGAGGTGCTCAAGGACGTCTGGGAGTCCCGCTCGCACGAGATCGCCCAGCAGATCGCGGTCGGCCTCTACCCGACGGTCCAGGTCTCCGGCGAGACCCTGGACAAGACGGACGCCTGGCTGGCCTCCGCCGAGCCGAACGCGGCCCTGCGCCGCCTGGTCTCCGAGTCCCGCGCGGGCGTGGAACGCGCCCTGCGCGCCCAGGCGGCCGACGCGGCGGCGTCCGAGTAACCGACCCCCGTACCACCCGTACGGCCCAAGGGGCGCCCGGCACCACGCCGGGCGCCCTTCTCGTTCCCCGAGGACGTCGACGGAGGCGGTGAGGGGAGGGGGGTCCGCCGCCGGATCCGTCTGGCGCACTCCCCCACCGACCGCAAACCGCCGGGACAGCCCGGCGCACCACCACCCACCCGCCGCGCGCACCACGCCACCCCCACCCGCCGACAGCCGCCGAGACGACCCGGCGTGCAGGCGAGACGCGACCGCGCACCGCCGGCCCCGGCCGACCCGCGCAGCCGACGGCAGACCGTCAGCACGCCTCGGCCGCCCGGTCCTCCCCCGGCCGCCCGCTCGCTTCTCCCCCGTGCTGGAGCGGGCCGGGTCAAGGGTGGCCCGGAGGGCCATCGCCGCAGGCGACGCGGAGCGACAGCGCAGCGCCCTCGACGCGGGTCGCGGAAGCACGACCCTGGCCGGGAAGCGGGCGGCCCCACGGCCACTCGTGCACACCGGCCGCGCGCACGCCCCCGCCAGCGGGCCGGGAGCACCGAGGAATTCGTCCGGCGCCCCCCAGCGCCCGTATAAGAACGATCGTTCTTGACCGATCGTTCTCTAATCCCATACGGTCATGGACATGGGACGACCGCGCGCCTTCGACACCGACCGGGCCATCGGAGCCGCGGCCGCCCTCTTCGCCACCCACGGCTACGAGGGCACCTCGGTGGACGACCTGGTCGCCGCCACCGGTGTCCACCGGGGCAGCCTCTACAAGGTCTTCGGCTCCAAGCGGAGCCTGCACCTGACCGCCCTGCGCCACCACCTCGACCACGAGATCCACCCGACCGCCGCCGCCATCGCCACCCTC includes:
- a CDS encoding aspartate-semialdehyde dehydrogenase, which produces MRVGIVGATGQVGTVMRRILKERNFPVTELRLFASARSAGTELDGVTVEDASTADYTGLDIVLFSAGGATSRALAEKVAAQGAVVIDNSSAWRKDPEVPLVVSEVNPHAIANRPKGIIANPNCTTMAAMPVLRPLHAEAGLEALVVATYQAVSGSGLAGVAELHGQTQKVVADADKLTHDGEAVDFPEPGVYKRPIAFNVLPFAGNLVDDGLNETDEEQKLRNESRKILEIPDLKVSGTCVRVPVFSGHSLQVNARFARPISAERATELLAHAPGVVLTDIPTPLQAAGKDPSYVGRIRRDETVDNGLALFISNDNLRKGAALNAVQIAELVAAELTAA
- the pepN gene encoding aminopeptidase N; amino-acid sequence: MPGTNLTREEAQQRAKLLAVDSYEIELDLSGAQEGGTYRSVTTVRFDVAEDGAESFIDLVAPTVHEVTLNGDALDPAEVFADSRIALPGLLKGRNVLRVNAECAYTNTGEGLHRFVDPVDDQAYLYTQFEVPDARRVFASFEQPDLKATFQFTVKAPQGWTVISNSPTPEPQENVWVFEPTPRISTYITALIVGPYHSVHSVYEKDGRSVPLGIYCRPSLAEYLDSDAIFEVTRQGFDWFQEKFDYAYPFAKYDQLFVPEFNAGAMENAGAVTIRDQYVFRSKVTDAAYEVRAETILHELAHMWFGDLVTMEWWNDLWLNESFATYTSIACQAAAPGSRWPHSWTTFANSMKTWAYRQDQLPSTHPIMADIRDLDDVLVNFDGITYAKGASVLKQLVAYVGEDAFFRGVQAYFKRHAFGNTRLSDLLGALEETSGRDLRTWSKKWLETAGINVLRPEIETDAEGVITSFAIRQEAPALPAGAKGEPTLRPHRIAVGAYDLDADGKLVRGERVELDVDGELTAVPQLVGKRRPAVVLLNDDDLSYAKVRLDERSLAVVTEHLGDFAESLPRALCWASAWDMTRDAELATRDYLSLVLSGIGKESDIGVVQSLHRQVKLAIDLYADPAARETLLARWTEATLAHLRSAEPGSDHQLAWARAFAATARTPEQLDLLEGLLAGTQTVEGLAVDTELRWTFVQRLAAVGRFDEAEIAGEYERDKTAAGERHAATARAARPTPEAKAEAWASVVESDKLPNAVQEAVIAGFVQTDQRELLAPYTDRYFEVLKDVWESRSHEIAQQIAVGLYPTVQVSGETLDKTDAWLASAEPNAALRRLVSESRAGVERALRAQAADAAASE
- a CDS encoding TerD family protein, giving the protein MTQMVKGGNLPVPAAALQVAVTWQQGPGVPDVDVSALLLDATGRVRSDADLVFYNQPAHPSGTVRHLGKGQGAGGASADWLWLDLAAVEPGVDRVVVAASADAGTFGQVPLLDVRVGLPDGQPVASFAIGDASAETAFVFGEFYRRNGGWKFRAVGQGYASGLAGLATDFGITVAEDPQPVPVAAPAPFPAAPPPPGAAPAPHTSPVPPASPAPPAGRLASELALSFPPFVHQASGKQRVTCPPHLPSGVRVVVEIECRDSISVHIDSCDAYGRSDQNLLSAYTDEVHARTFATVPGDRPLSLLVRADTPWTLRVLPLSHARRLVHGLDGRGPDLLVYEGPAGVLSFAHQGESNFAVWHYFTSPDPEWQEEDEDLLVNEIGRLDLLAPVQAPGVLRIEADGPWRAGVGG